Genomic DNA from Bacteroidetes bacterium GWF2_43_63:
CATTTATTCGACTTTTTGCCAGTGTATAGTACTGCTGCGTATGCAGCACCCAGCGCTATACACAGGACGATCAGCCATAGCGAATATCCGGAAATCAGGCCCATAATAAATTACTGTTGCATAGCACCACAAACGCTGATGACCTGACCAGAAACATAGTCTGCGAGATCAGAGCCAAGGAATACAGCTACATTGGCGACATCTTTTGTTGTTCCGATTCTTTTCAAAGGAATATCATTGATCCACTTGTTGCGGATATCATCCGGCAATTTTGCGGTCATTTCAGTTTCGATAAATCCAGGTGCGATGGCATTGCAATGTATGTTGCGTGAACCAAGTTCCTGTGCAATGCTTTTGGTGAAACCAATGATACCGGCTTTTGACGCGGCGTAGTTGCCCTGACCGGCATTGCCTTCGATTCCAACAACAGAGCTCATGTTGACAATAGAGCCAAAACGCTGTTTCAGCATGACTTTCTGAATGGCTTTGGTCATATTGAACACAGATTTCAGATTGACGGTAAGCACCAGATCCCAGTCCTGTTCAGTCATTCGCATCAGAAGGTTATCGCGGGTAATTCCGGCATTGTTCACCAGAATATCAATCACCGGAAATTCAGCACTTACATCGGCGATTAGTTTTTCGCAATCGGCAAAGATGGAAGCGTTGCTTGCGTACGCCCTGGCTTTGACACCCAGTTTTTCAAGTTCTTCAACAAACTGCTGTGTTTCTTCAGTCACAGTCAGGTCGGTTATAATTACATTTGCACCGTTTTCGGCATAGGTTTGCGCAATGGTTTTTCCGATTCCTCTTGCAGCACCTGTGATGATGGCGGTTTTGCCTTCCAGAAGTTTCATCTTTCTTTTGGTTTTGATTTGAGGTTGCAAAAGTACGATTAAATGTGCTAATATGCTAATGTGTTGATGCACAATGCATAGCGCGCAACGCACAATGCTCAACGCTTGTCAGAACACCCAACATTCTGGCGTCCACCCGACACTGCTTTAAGCAAGAGAGTGGTCCCGGAATCGTTGGGTACCCTGACAGGCTCAGAACAGCTCTTTTCACTTTTATCTTTTTACTATTATCTTTTGCCTTTTTGCTCTCGCTCTGAATTTCTCCAACCTCTCTGCGTCGCTGACTGTGTCACCACGTGAAACGTGGCAAGCTGTTTTACGTGAAAGCGACCTGAGTGCGTTGGAGAATAACAATGCAGCGCAATCTGCGTGACAAACTCCCGCCCTACATTAAGTCGTGTTTAAGAGCGGTCCCGGAATTCCGCCGGTAGGCAGTCTAGCTGTATGGTGTAAGTTGTAGCCGGTCGGACGAAAAATTGTTTCCCCAAGTGTTCGCTTAATTAAATAATTTGTCATATTATTGCAGGAATAAATTCATTAAGATGATAATTTTCAAAATTGAAGAACTTACCCTCTATATGCTCGAACTGAAAAAAGAGAATGTGGAGTTGAGGAAGATGATTGATGAGAAATGATTGGAATTGAGAACTATTAATTGAGAAACTATGAAAACAAAATCAATAAAAAATATTTTCACTCTCGCTCTCATTCTTTTCATTGCTTTTGGTTGTGGCAGATACGAGGATGGGCCGTGTATTAGTTTCAGAAGCGTGCTTGATAGAATTGAAGGAGAGTACGAAGTAGTTTATTTGTCGAAAAATGATATTGACATTACCCAAAACTGGAAAGACAGTTGCGATTGGCATTTTTATTTTGATGATAATGAAAACACTCCCCAAAAAGAACAAATGCTTGATTTTGGTGGAAAATGCTATATAGATGATTCTTTAGTTCAAATAATTGGCGAGGATATGTATACTTTTGATAATAACAAGAAGGAACTGTACTTAGGCCTGTTTGGCTATTACGTTTTTGGTATTAATAGTTATCAGTCTGATTCCATTGGGATGAATCCTTTTATAACAGGTTCCGCAAGATTTTTTGACATCATAAAACTTACTCCAACTGATCTTTGGCTTAAGAAAGTGGAAACAAATGGTGATGAATACATCGTTAAGCTTAAACAAATTTCTGAATTATGAAACAGATATGTATGTCTTAAATAAAGTCTAATGTTGCAATAAAAGTTGCATTAATTCAACAGGATGATAAAACCAACTATTTATGAAGAAGCTTTTGATTAAATCAATATTTATATTGCTGGCCATTGGCTTGCTATTTTCGTGTCAGATTGAGAAGCGGCAGTATGTGAAGGGGTTCTTCGTAAGTAATCCGGCATCGGAGCATAGCTCCCGAAGTGAAAGCAATCAACTTACCGATACTTTTATTGACAATGTAGATACAGTGCAGGGTGCTGATGTTGCAAAAACACAACTGGAAAAAATTTCAGCACCGGATCAGACAAATGATTCTTTGCAGACAGAAAACTTCTCAAAGGAAACAGTGTTTACTAAGAGCATTTCAAATATTGAGTCAGGATTATCGACTGCATTCAAACATTTATTACTCAGAAAAACTTCATTACTTACATCTATTCCGGCTACTTTTGGTGCAAGAAAGTTGCATCCATTGGCAATATGGGCTTTTGTCATGATAGCAACGGGTTTTCTTGCATTAATACTTGGTGTTTATTTTGAAGCTGGTGCTTTAGCATTTGTATTTTTAGGTCTATTAATAGCTGCTTGGGTCTTCTTGCTTATGGCAATAATAAAAACAAAAGAAAATCCGCAGCAGTGGAATGGGTTAATTATTGAGAATTTTATTCTTGTCATGTTGTCTCTTGTTGTTTTTAGTTTTGTGCTGGGAATGGCATTATTAACTTTATAAATAAAAATAAATCTTAAAGCACAAGTTTTACTTGCTTTTCTATTGACCTCGCAATTCGGATCATCTCAAGAACTATTTAATCAAGAGGCTGAAAGATACTGGTATTACAGGGATCGCTTGAAGTATTTTGATATGCCAGGAACAGAGCCTGGACAAAGTTTTTTACTTTTGTCTTTTTGTATTCGCTCAATTACACGCTTCCGGCTTTCCAGAGTCGCGAATTATCCGAAAGAGTCGGTGAGAAATAGCGCTCAGAGCCAGTTCGGCGCATTAATCAACGAAAATGATTTTTGCTGCACTTACAACCCTGTTGTTTTGATTCATTTGCAGAAAATAAATTCCGGCGGGCAGATTATTTCTTGCAACAAAGAAAGATTTACCGAAGA
This window encodes:
- a CDS encoding 3-oxoacyl-[acyl-carrier-protein] reductase, producing MKLLEGKTAIITGAARGIGKTIAQTYAENGANVIITDLTVTEETQQFVEELEKLGVKARAYASNASIFADCEKLIADVSAEFPVIDILVNNAGITRDNLLMRMTEQDWDLVLTVNLKSVFNMTKAIQKVMLKQRFGSIVNMSSVVGIEGNAGQGNYAASKAGIIGFTKSIAQELGSRNIHCNAIAPGFIETEMTAKLPDDIRNKWINDIPLKRIGTTKDVANVAVFLGSDLADYVSGQVISVCGAMQQ